In the Aptenodytes patagonicus chromosome 5, bAptPat1.pri.cur, whole genome shotgun sequence genome, GAGGCGCCCGGCGGGAGGTTTCCACGCGAGCCCGCGGCTGACCGGACAGGCGGCACGGCGAGGCCTCACGCCATGGCGGCTCCGGCGCTGACCGCGGTTGCCCGGGCGACCGCGGCGGAGTTGTGAGTGACCCGAGCGGAAGCAGTCGCCGTCGCCGTCCGGGTCAGAATGGCGGCGGGTCGACCGCGGGGCGGAGGATGCCGCTGGTGGTGCTGTGCGGGCGGCCGGGCAGCGGCAAGAGCCGGCGGGCCGCGGAGCTGCGGGCGGCGCTGGGCGGGCCGGAGCGGCAGGCGCACGTCGTGGCTGAggcggagggcggccgggcgGCGCTGCGGGCCGAGGTGGAGCGGCGGCTGAGCCGGCGGGACGTGGTGATCGTGGACGCGGGCAACGAGCTGCGGAGCATCCGCTACGAGCTGTACTGCGCGGCGCGGCAGGCGGGCACGGCGCGCTGCCTCCTGCACTGCGCGGGCGGCTCGGGCGGCCCCGACGAGCCGCCCTTCGAGGCTCCCGACCCGTGCAACCGCTGGGACCGGCCGCTCTTCACGGTGCACGGGGAGGAGCCGCTGCCGCTGGCCGCCATCCGCGCCGCCCTCTTTGAGAgcgcaccgccgccgccgcaccgcgCCACCCGCAGCCAGCCCCTGCAGTCCAGCAGCTTCCTCCACCACCTCGACCGCGTCACCCAGGAGGTGCTGGCCGCCGTCATGGCCGCCCAGAGGAGCGGGGCGCAGCCCGGGGAGGTGGTCTGTGTCCCCGGCGTTGCCGAAGGGCTGGTGCTGAACAGGCCCGTGAGCATGGCTGAGCTGAGCCGCCTGCGGAGGCAGTTCATCAGCTACACCAAGATGCAGCCCAGTGACGAAAACTTGCCCCAGTTGGCCAGCATGTTCCTGCAGTACCTGAGCCGCAGCATCCAGTGAACCCTGTCACCTGTGCCACGCACAGCAGTGGCCATCGTCTGGTCCCAAAGTACTTGCAACAGTAAGAACATGCCTTCCAGCCACAGACCCCTTGGAGCCTGGGTCCCACCTATTGCATATTGGATCACGAGGCAACAGCAGCTCTGGGAAGATGGATGCCATGTCCCTGCAGCAGCGGAGCAAGCTATATTGCTAAAAGGATCTGTAGGGATGCTGTTCCCCCACCCCTGCATTCTCCCCATTTGCATCTTTCAAAAAGGAGAGCTACTGTTGCATCCCCAAGCAAGTGAAGTCTCCTATGGAGACCTAAACCCCAGTAATCAAATAGTGTCTGAACATGAAAGCCCAAAAGGTGGTGACCGTAGGGAAGACTTTTCCCTTCCACATTGGCATGTGTATGTCTTGAATAAGAAGATTGTTCTTCCGAGACTGTCTCCAGATAATGTCAAACTGCAGAAGAGACTTCATGTCCAGAACTGGGATAGGCTGTATTTTTAGGATGTGACTGTCTCAAAAAATCCTACTGAACCCAAGAGATAGATTTGCAAATTCTGTGCAACAGAAGGGCGCTGGCTTAGCAAACTCAAACCTCTCTGTTTCAGGTTTAACAATAAAATGTGTGCCTTAATTGGAGTAAAGTCTTAATTTACCTGCAGGACTATTCTATTGAAATAACTTGCTATGTCTTTTCTCTGCAAGGTCATCATTAAACGCCTTTAAAAACACTAATTGTTTAAGAGTGAGTGCTCTCATAGGAAAAATGAGCTGAAATAACAGTCTCTGTTCTGGGTGAAATGCTCCCATAAGTCTGTACCAGCTGTGGCGGGTAACTTAGTTTTGCGCTTAGTTTCAGCTAATTTCAGTCTTTGCTATACCACATATATATCTTATATAATATAACTTTTCACTTTCTGGTGGATGCTTCATCCCTCATTTTAATAAATTGTGGCTTTTGGTTTTAATTGTATGTGTAGTGCTACCTGGGAGGAAATGGTAAAGTGGGGCAGGAAGGGTTACTTCAATTACAGTGGCTGTTTATCTGACATACCGGCTGCTGGGTGGACTTACGCATTGCAGAACTGAGAAATGACTGCAGAAATGTTTTGATGTAAATAAGTTTATTTTCCCAGTCAAAGTAAAGAGAATAAAGCTGAGAAAACACATTCAGTATCTCTAAAACTGCTGTGAGTTCTCACTGTCTAAGAGTTGGTATTTCAGGACTGCAAGCACTTCCATTTAAAATCTGCTCTGAAAATCTctcttaactttaaaaaaaaaaaagtgtgttgcAGTACCGATTACCAGATGATTGAGCTCTTCTGACATGAAGCACTGATCCTTGATGATAAGAACAATGTGTATCTTCCAGACTTAAATCAGCCTCTCTTCACGAAAGAGGCAAAATCATGTTGGACTGTAtggaaacaatggaaaaaaaagtgttttttcatcATCAGGGA is a window encoding:
- the KTI12 gene encoding protein KTI12 homolog, whose product is MPLVVLCGRPGSGKSRRAAELRAALGGPERQAHVVAEAEGGRAALRAEVERRLSRRDVVIVDAGNELRSIRYELYCAARQAGTARCLLHCAGGSGGPDEPPFEAPDPCNRWDRPLFTVHGEEPLPLAAIRAALFESAPPPPHRATRSQPLQSSSFLHHLDRVTQEVLAAVMAAQRSGAQPGEVVCVPGVAEGLVLNRPVSMAELSRLRRQFISYTKMQPSDENLPQLASMFLQYLSRSIQ